Proteins encoded by one window of Bryobacteraceae bacterium:
- a CDS encoding UpxY family transcription antiterminator: MFDRGCFPWFALRVRSRHEKMAGSLLESRGYEPFVPLYRSRRKWSDRIQAVDLPLFPGYVFCRFNPATKGAVLATPGVVDIVGFGRGCAEVDEEEIDALRKVCDNELECEPCEDHPLAGETVRIDDGPLAGLEGKVVEVKRSLRLVLSVTLLQRSVLVEIDRAWVTPTD; encoded by the coding sequence ATGTTTGACCGAGGCTGTTTTCCGTGGTTCGCCCTGCGAGTCAGGTCACGCCATGAAAAAATGGCGGGATCTTTGCTCGAAAGCCGGGGATACGAGCCGTTCGTTCCGCTCTACAGGAGTCGGCGGAAGTGGAGCGATCGGATCCAAGCCGTAGATTTACCTCTATTTCCGGGATATGTGTTCTGCCGGTTCAATCCGGCGACCAAGGGCGCGGTGCTGGCGACCCCGGGAGTGGTGGACATCGTTGGTTTCGGGCGGGGATGCGCGGAAGTAGACGAAGAAGAGATCGACGCGCTGCGCAAGGTCTGCGATAACGAGCTTGAGTGTGAGCCCTGCGAGGACCACCCGTTAGCTGGAGAAACCGTCCGGATTGACGACGGTCCATTGGCGGGCCTAGAGGGCAAGGTGGTGGAGGTGAAGCGCTCGCTTCGCCTGGTGCTTTCCGTCACCCTGCTGCAGCGGAGCGTACTCGTCGAGATCGACCGCGCCTGGGTCACGCCCACCGATTGA
- a CDS encoding SET domain-containing protein-lysine N-methyltransferase has protein sequence MPAKTSSKASSASSPAPPPIDAHYCKFRLRIGPSKIHRWGVFAAQDIPRNRKIIEYTGELISRRETKRRADASEHIYLFTVNSYWCKDGSVGGSGAEYINHCCEPNVRAVVIKGHILYMAMRDIRAGEELTIDYNFDKHVEKVSCICGASKCRGTINVVD, from the coding sequence GTGCCAGCGAAGACGAGTTCTAAAGCATCCTCCGCAAGTTCGCCGGCTCCGCCTCCGATCGATGCCCATTACTGCAAGTTCCGGCTTCGCATCGGACCATCGAAGATTCACCGGTGGGGTGTCTTCGCCGCTCAAGACATCCCTCGCAACCGGAAGATCATCGAATATACCGGCGAACTGATCAGCCGGCGCGAAACCAAACGCCGGGCCGACGCGAGCGAGCACATCTACCTGTTCACGGTAAACTCCTACTGGTGCAAGGACGGATCGGTGGGCGGCAGCGGCGCTGAGTACATCAACCACTGCTGCGAGCCGAACGTCCGCGCCGTTGTCATCAAAGGTCACATCCTCTACATGGCGATGCGCGACATCCGCGCCGGCGAGGAACTCACCATCGACTACAATTTCGACAAGCACGTCGAAAAAGTCTCTTGCATCTGCGGCGCATCCAAGTGCCGCGGCACCATCAACGTCGTCGACTGA
- a CDS encoding M48 family metalloprotease, with product MNLAVTCVLALAAIPLLKANPPMREPPSNPAVEHAFDEALRQSYEQLFATAAGLEFSKPQIERRRKFEGQAGGDCREKFKTLEKRFENRGSDLEKDLKRRTRSLSDTERSGIRCEILECRARRAQADHFQSTVIPNAYANRIAKLTLIEEWPAEELRIAEALRSGEYRNRRWADVKDIGFRGVGDGQEKDIKKGSEAIEEMRRNGMLPRTLTDSEVTSYVNGLAETIAAHSDLRAPVKVTLLDSPEVNAFALPGGFLFINRGLLEAVESDSQLAGVIAHEISHAAARHGHRLMRRATIASIFYQAAQVAALVFTGGAGIGTYYAMQYGFYGLGLVLSLDLLGVSRDFELEADQLGIQYAWNAGYDPRGFIQFFDRMATREGYIRGASWFRTHPPFYERMVHSEREIRFLPPREQWMVRTTAFDAMRDRLRTLPVPKGPPVPGRTHGKTPSLSAPSLDCPKPKLDYSDNDPLEKLCAPL from the coding sequence ATGAACCTCGCTGTCACGTGCGTTCTGGCTCTCGCCGCGATTCCTCTCCTCAAGGCGAATCCTCCGATGCGGGAGCCCCCCTCCAACCCCGCCGTCGAGCATGCCTTTGACGAGGCTCTTCGACAATCCTACGAACAACTCTTCGCCACGGCGGCCGGTCTCGAATTCTCGAAACCGCAGATCGAACGCAGGCGCAAATTCGAAGGGCAGGCCGGCGGCGACTGCAGGGAAAAGTTCAAGACCCTCGAGAAGCGCTTCGAGAATCGCGGGAGCGATCTCGAAAAGGACCTGAAGCGCCGGACAAGATCCCTCTCCGACACCGAACGGAGCGGCATTCGGTGCGAAATCCTCGAATGCCGCGCCCGGCGCGCCCAGGCCGATCATTTCCAAAGCACGGTGATCCCCAATGCCTACGCCAACCGGATCGCCAAACTCACTCTCATTGAGGAATGGCCCGCCGAGGAGCTGCGCATCGCTGAGGCCCTGCGTTCGGGCGAGTATCGGAACCGGCGGTGGGCGGATGTCAAAGACATCGGCTTCCGCGGCGTTGGCGACGGCCAGGAAAAAGATATCAAGAAAGGCAGCGAAGCGATCGAGGAGATGCGCCGCAACGGCATGCTTCCTCGAACGCTCACCGACTCCGAAGTGACCTCCTACGTCAACGGGCTCGCTGAAACGATCGCCGCACACAGCGATCTCCGGGCGCCAGTGAAAGTCACTCTTCTCGATTCCCCCGAAGTGAATGCGTTCGCCCTGCCGGGCGGCTTCCTGTTCATCAATCGCGGTTTGCTCGAGGCCGTCGAGAGCGATTCCCAGCTCGCCGGCGTGATCGCCCACGAGATCTCCCACGCCGCCGCCCGGCACGGACACCGTTTGATGCGGCGCGCCACGATCGCCAGCATCTTCTACCAGGCGGCCCAAGTGGCCGCGCTCGTCTTCACCGGCGGCGCCGGCATTGGAACCTACTACGCCATGCAGTACGGCTTCTATGGACTGGGCCTTGTCCTCAGCCTCGATCTCCTTGGTGTGAGCCGCGACTTCGAACTCGAAGCCGACCAGTTGGGCATTCAATACGCCTGGAACGCCGGCTACGACCCGCGCGGATTCATCCAGTTCTTTGACCGGATGGCCACCCGAGAAGGCTACATCCGTGGGGCGAGCTGGTTTCGCACCCACCCGCCGTTCTACGAGCGGATGGTCCACTCCGAACGCGAGATCCGATTCCTGCCGCCGCGGGAACAATGGATGGTCCGGACCACCGCCTTCGACGCCATGCGCGACCGTCTCCGCACACTGCCCGTACCCAAGGGTCCACCCGTGCCCGGCCGAACGCACGGCAAAACGCCTTCCCTGAGCGCTCCGAGCCTCGATTGCCCCAAGCCGAAGCTCGACTACTCAGACAACGATCCCCTCGAGAAGCTCTGCGCTCCGCTTTAG
- the rpmA gene encoding 50S ribosomal protein L27, with protein MAHKKGLGSSKNGRDSHAQRLGVKAFGGETVTGGSILVRQRGTKYYPGENVGIGKDDTLFAKVPGVVEFRDRGRLGKFISIRTDA; from the coding sequence ATGGCGCATAAAAAAGGGCTGGGCAGTTCCAAGAACGGGCGCGATTCGCACGCGCAGAGGCTCGGAGTGAAGGCATTCGGCGGCGAGACGGTCACCGGCGGCTCGATCCTCGTCCGGCAGCGGGGTACGAAGTATTATCCCGGCGAGAACGTGGGCATCGGCAAGGACGACACGCTGTTTGCGAAAGTCCCCGGCGTGGTGGAGTTCCGGGACCGCGGACGGCTCGGCAAGTTCATCAGCATTCGAACCGACGCCTGA
- a CDS encoding sulfatase-like hydrolase/transferase, giving the protein MVINELRMSPNHECFGHVATQAGYRTAYLGKWHLWANELGHHDETRNGFAPPGPNHMGFDGYWAAYNFNHTYYDSPYFRDTPRREIRKIYEPDSQTNMAIDWVPGASKQEQPFAMVLSWCPPHDPWAWNNVPPEYAE; this is encoded by the coding sequence ATGGTGATCAACGAACTGCGCATGAGCCCGAACCACGAGTGCTTCGGGCACGTGGCGACACAGGCGGGCTACCGGACGGCATACCTGGGGAAGTGGCATCTCTGGGCCAACGAACTGGGCCATCACGACGAGACGCGGAACGGCTTCGCACCTCCGGGGCCAAACCACATGGGGTTCGATGGTTACTGGGCGGCATACAACTTCAACCACACTTACTACGATTCGCCTTACTTCCGGGATACGCCGCGTCGGGAGATCCGCAAGATCTACGAACCGGATTCGCAAACCAACATGGCGATCGACTGGGTGCCGGGAGCATCGAAACAAGAGCAGCCGTTCGCCATGGTTCTTTCGTGGTGTCCACCGCACGATCCTTGGGCCTGGAACAACGTTCCGCCCGAGTATGCGGAGTGA
- a CDS encoding methylmalonyl-CoA mutase family protein produces the protein MSSDNPGEFPYTRGIYPEMFRRRLWTMRQYAGFGTAEESNSRYRYLLSQGTTGLSVAFDLPTQMGLDSDHPLAAGEVGRVGVAICSAADMERLFEGIPLEAITTSMTINSTAAILLAFYVLAADRQGADRRKLSGTIQNDLLKEYIARGTYIYPPRAAMRIITDLFAWTARELPQWNSISISGYHIREAGSSAAQEVGFTLANAIAYVDAAIAAGLTPDAFAPRLSFFFNASSDLLEETAKFRAARRLYARIMTGRYGVRDPRSAMLRFHSQTSGASLAAQQPDNNLVRVTVQALAAVLGGTQSLHTNGRDEALALPTEESARLALRTQQILAYETGIAATADPLGGSVAIEEMTDRIEAEAEAIIGRVTEMGGMLAAIEAGWPQGEIEWEAYRYQRDVESGERVVVGVNRYRREEAPLPTFRLDPELERAQVERFAGWKKDRDAAAISAALSSVEEAARGGENLMPAILKAGRSACTVGEISDAMRRVFGEYVGRR, from the coding sequence GTGAGTTCGGACAACCCCGGCGAGTTCCCATACACGCGCGGCATTTACCCGGAAATGTTCCGGCGTCGGCTCTGGACGATGCGCCAGTATGCGGGCTTCGGTACGGCTGAGGAGAGCAACTCCCGCTATCGCTACCTGCTTTCGCAGGGAACCACCGGACTCTCTGTTGCCTTCGACCTTCCCACCCAAATGGGGCTCGATTCCGACCATCCGCTGGCGGCAGGCGAAGTGGGGCGTGTGGGCGTCGCCATCTGTTCGGCGGCCGACATGGAGCGGCTGTTCGAAGGGATTCCGCTCGAAGCGATCACGACGTCGATGACGATCAACTCGACGGCCGCGATTCTGCTCGCCTTCTATGTGCTGGCGGCGGACCGGCAGGGGGCTGATCGCCGCAAGCTCTCCGGCACCATTCAGAACGATCTCCTGAAGGAGTACATCGCCCGCGGAACCTATATCTACCCGCCGCGCGCCGCGATGCGGATCATCACCGATCTGTTCGCCTGGACGGCGCGGGAGCTGCCGCAGTGGAACAGTATCTCGATCAGCGGGTATCACATTCGGGAGGCGGGCTCGTCGGCGGCGCAGGAGGTGGGGTTTACGCTCGCGAACGCGATCGCCTACGTAGACGCGGCCATCGCGGCCGGACTGACCCCGGACGCGTTCGCGCCGCGCCTTTCGTTCTTCTTCAATGCGTCGAGCGATCTGCTCGAGGAGACGGCGAAGTTCCGCGCAGCGCGCCGGCTGTATGCGCGCATCATGACCGGGCGGTACGGCGTGCGCGATCCCCGGTCGGCAATGTTGCGGTTTCATTCGCAGACGTCCGGCGCATCGCTGGCCGCACAGCAGCCGGACAACAACCTGGTGCGGGTGACGGTACAGGCGTTGGCGGCGGTGCTTGGCGGAACGCAGTCCCTTCACACGAACGGACGCGATGAGGCTCTGGCGTTGCCGACCGAGGAATCCGCGCGCCTGGCGCTGCGGACGCAGCAGATCCTCGCCTACGAAACCGGTATCGCCGCGACGGCAGATCCCTTGGGAGGTTCCGTGGCGATCGAGGAGATGACGGACCGGATCGAGGCGGAAGCGGAAGCGATCATCGGGCGGGTGACGGAGATGGGCGGGATGCTGGCGGCGATTGAGGCGGGGTGGCCGCAGGGGGAAATCGAATGGGAAGCCTACCGCTATCAGCGGGACGTGGAGTCTGGCGAGCGCGTGGTGGTGGGTGTGAACCGGTATCGACGGGAGGAAGCGCCGCTACCCACATTCCGGCTGGATCCGGAACTGGAGCGGGCGCAGGTGGAGCGGTTCGCGGGATGGAAGAAGGACCGCGATGCGGCAGCGATCTCAGCGGCCCTGTCGTCGGTGGAGGAGGCCGCGCGGGGCGGTGAGAACCTGATGCCTGCGATCCTCAAGGCGGGGCGATCCGCGTGCACGGTGGGCGAGATCTCCGACGCGATGCGGCGCGTGTTCGGCGAGTATGTCGGCAGGCGCTGA
- the rplU gene encoding 50S ribosomal protein L21, whose amino-acid sequence MYAVIETGGKQYRVATGETVRVDKLPGEVGSQVELGRVVALVNDGAVTTGEATDSVKVLGTITEQDRAAKVIVFKFKRKKQYKRTIGHRQYYTAVKVNEIQA is encoded by the coding sequence ATGTACGCAGTCATCGAGACAGGCGGCAAGCAGTATCGGGTCGCCACTGGCGAGACGGTTCGCGTCGACAAGCTACCGGGCGAGGTTGGCTCTCAGGTGGAACTCGGGCGCGTGGTTGCTCTGGTGAACGACGGGGCGGTGACCACCGGTGAAGCTACGGACAGCGTGAAGGTGCTCGGTACCATCACCGAGCAGGACCGCGCGGCCAAGGTGATCGTTTTCAAGTTCAAGCGCAAGAAGCAGTACAAGCGGACGATCGGCCACCGGCAGTATTACACCGCCGTCAAGGTCAACGAGATCCAGGCGTAA
- the obgE gene encoding GTPase ObgE gives MFIDEVRIQVKAGDGGNGCLAFRREKYVPRGGPSGGDGGKGGDVVLVANQHYNTLLHFRFNPEHKAERGRHGEGSMRTGRDGRPVELPVPVGTVVYDEDSGELVADFTAHGERVVVAHGGRGGRGNIHFAKPWRQAPTEHEDGFPGEAKHLRLELKLLADAGLVGFPNAGKSTLISRVSAARPKIADYPFTTLEPNLGVVNLEDGRTFVVADIPGLIEGAHEGAGLGARFLKHIERTRLLVHLVDVSEYTARQPSHDFRVVMKELESFSPELAAKPMIVAASKVDVAQDAKRVDNLRRMAKRRGLPFYAISAVTGKGIPELIRAMEAILFAPLESEP, from the coding sequence ATGTTCATCGACGAAGTACGCATCCAGGTGAAAGCCGGCGACGGGGGCAACGGGTGCCTCGCCTTCCGCCGCGAGAAGTACGTTCCACGCGGGGGGCCAAGCGGCGGCGACGGAGGCAAGGGCGGGGACGTCGTGCTGGTGGCCAATCAGCACTACAACACCCTCCTCCATTTCCGGTTCAATCCGGAGCACAAGGCCGAGCGCGGCCGGCACGGCGAGGGTAGCATGAGGACGGGCCGCGACGGGCGACCGGTGGAACTGCCGGTGCCGGTAGGGACCGTCGTCTACGATGAGGACTCCGGCGAACTGGTGGCGGACTTCACGGCCCACGGCGAGCGCGTGGTGGTGGCGCACGGCGGCCGCGGCGGGCGCGGCAATATCCACTTCGCCAAACCCTGGCGCCAGGCGCCCACCGAGCATGAGGACGGCTTCCCCGGCGAGGCGAAGCACCTGCGGCTTGAATTGAAGCTTCTGGCCGACGCCGGGCTCGTCGGGTTCCCCAACGCCGGCAAATCCACTCTGATCTCACGCGTCTCGGCCGCGCGTCCCAAGATCGCCGACTATCCGTTCACCACGCTGGAGCCGAACCTGGGTGTGGTGAACCTCGAAGACGGCCGGACTTTCGTGGTCGCCGACATTCCGGGCCTGATCGAAGGCGCGCACGAAGGCGCCGGATTGGGCGCCCGTTTTCTGAAACACATCGAGCGGACCAGGTTGCTCGTTCACCTGGTGGACGTCTCCGAGTACACGGCGCGCCAGCCGTCGCATGATTTTCGCGTGGTAATGAAAGAACTGGAAAGCTTCAGCCCCGAACTGGCGGCGAAGCCGATGATCGTAGCGGCGTCGAAGGTCGATGTCGCGCAGGACGCCAAGCGGGTCGACAACCTGCGGCGGATGGCGAAACGCCGTGGGCTGCCTTTCTATGCGATCTCAGCCGTGACAGGCAAGGGCATCCCGGAACTGATCCGGGCGATGGAGGCTATCCTGTTCGCCCCGTTGGAATCCGAACCATAG